The Streptomyces laurentii region CTCGCCGCCCAGCTCGGGGTCGTCCGTCGGGTGGGTGAGCACCAGGTAGCTGCCCGAGGGCACAGCCGCCATCAGGGTCCGGACGATGGACCGGGCCTCGTCGGTGTCCAGGACGAAGTTGAGGATGCCGAGCATGAGGATCGCGACCGGCCGGGAGAAGTCCAGCGTCTCCGCGGCCGCCTTGACGATCGCCTCCGGGTCCCGCGCGTCCGCGTCCACGTACTCCGTCGCGCCCTGCGCCGAGCCGGTCAGCAGCGCCCGCGCGTGCGTCAGCACGATCGGGTCGTTGTCGACGTAGACGATCCGGGCGTCCGGCGCCACCCGCTGCGCCACCTCGTGGGTGTTGTCGACCGTCGGCAGGCCGGTGCCGATGTCGAGGAACTGGCGCACCCCGGCCTCGGCCGCCAACTGCGTCACCACGCGCCCCAGGAACGCCCGGTCCGCGCGCGCCACCGCGCCGATGCTCGGGTGCAGCGACGTCACCTGGTCGCCGACGGCCCGGTCCACGGGGTAGTTGTCCTTGCCGCCCAGCCAGTAGTTCCACACACGGGCGTTGTGGGCGATGTCGGTGCGGATCCTGTCGTTCATGTGCGGCCCTTTCGCAGTGCGGCGGCGAGAACGTCGACACGATTGGTGGTGATCGAATCGACCCCGTTCATGATCAGCTTACGCATGCTCCGTTTCGTGTCCGGAGTCCACACCGACACCAGCAGACCGTCCCCGTGCACGCGTGCCACCAGCTCCGGACTTGTCAGCCCGAAGCGGTAGTTGAGCCACTTCGGGCGCAGCGCGTCGAGCAGCACCGGGCGCGGCGGGGCCAGCGAGTTCCAGGTCAGCGCGATCTCCGCGGCCGGGTCCGCCGCCCGTACCCGCAGCATCGCGGCGCCGCCCGCGCAGTACGCCACCCGCTCGCCCGCGCCGCACTCGTGCACCACGCCGGTGACCGCGCGCACCGTCCGCGTATCGCCGCCCGGCAGATCGATCAGCAGCCGCCGCTCCCCGGCGGCTTCGAGGGCCTCGCGCAGGGTCGGCACCCCGGCGCCGGTCAGCTCCGTCAGCTCGGCCGCCGTGACCGAGGCCAGCGGCCGGTCGTGACCCCACAGCCGCTTCAGGGTGTCGTCGTGCAGCAGCACCGGGACACCGTCCCGGGTCAGCCGGACGTCGATCTCCACCGCGTCCGCCCCGCGCGCGAACGCGGAGCGGACGGAGGCGAGGGTGTTCTCACGGGCGCGGTACGGATCGCCGCGATGACCGACGACGGCGACGGACCGCGTGGCGGGCCGGGCGAGAGGCTGCGTGACGGGCTGCATACCTCTCATTGTGCGGGCCCGCGCTCCCGGCCCGCCGGGCCCGCGGGTCTCAGCCCGCGATCCACCGCTCCGTGTACGCGTCGATCTCGCCGGCCAGCCGGGTCTTGCCGGCCTGGTCCAGGAACGACGCCTCCACCGCGTTCTTCGCCAGCGTGCCGAGGCCCCGCTCGTCCAGGTCGAGGAGCCGGGCCGCGACCGCGTACTCGTTGTTCAGATCCGTGCCGAACATCGGCGGGTCGTCGCTGTTGACCGTGACCAGCACCCCGGCGTCCACCATCCGCCGCAGCGGGTGGTCCTCCAGGCGCTCCACGGCGCGCGTCGCGATGTTCGAGGTCGGGCACACCTCCAGGGCGATCCGCTGGTCCGCCAGGTACGCGAGCAGCTCCGGGTCGCGGGCCGCGCTCGTGCCGTGGCCGATCCGCTCGGCGCCGAGCAGCCGCACCGCGTCCCAGACGGTCTCCGGGCCGGTGGTCTCGCCGGCGTGCGGCACCGACCGCAGACCCTCGGCCCGCGCCCGGTCGAAGAACGGCTTGAACTGCGGGCGCGGCACCCCGATCTCCGGGCCGCCGAGACCGAACGACACCAGTCCCTCCGGCCGCCGGTCCAGCGCGAGCCGCGCCGTCTCCTCGGCCGACACCAGACCCGCCTCGCCCGGGATGTCGAAGCACCAGCGCAGCAGCACACCCAGCTCGGTCTCGGCCGCCTTGCGGGCGTCCTCGATGGCCTCCATGAACGCGTACTCGTCGATGCCGCGCCGCACCGAGCTGTACGGGGTGATCGTCAGCTCCGCGTACCGGATGTTCTGCCGCGCCATGTCGCGGGCCACCTCGTACGTGAGGAGCCGGACGTCCTCGGGGGTACGGACCAGGTCCACGACCGACAGGTACACCTCGATGAAGTGCGCGAAGTCCGTGAACGTGAAGTACTCGCGCAGCGCCTCCGGATCCGTCGGGACCTTGGAGTCCGGGTGGCGGGAGGCGAGCTCGGCCACGATCCGGGGGGAGGCGGAGCCCACGTGGTGCACGTGCAGCTCGGCCTTCGGCAGTCCGGCGATGAAGGAAGACAGATCGGTCATCGGATCATCGTAGGCCGGACCGGGCTGTGTACGGACCGCCACGTAGCATGACGGGACCACGATGGGGGAGGCCCATGTCCGAGAACAACGACACTCCGGTGGACCCGTGGGCTCCGCCGAACCGCGACGGCGTCGAACTGAGCAAGCCCACCACGCCCGCGACGCCTGCCGCACCCGCGACGCCGGCCACGCCCGAGGCACCCGCCACACCCGCCCCGCCCGCACCGGGCATATCCGGCCCGCCGTCGGTGCACGAGCAGCTGACCATGGCCTCGGGGGTGGAGATCCCGCCGCCGCCCGTCGCACCCGGTGGGACCTACGGCTACCCGGCCGCCCCGACCCCGCCGGCGCAGCCGGGGGCGCCGACCGGATACGGCTACCCGCCGGCCCCGCCCGCGGCCACGTTCCCCGGCGGTTACGGAACGACGTCCGGCTACCCGGCGTACGGCGCCCAGCCCGGCTGGGGGCCCGCCCCCTCCAACGGCCAGGGCACGGCCGCGATGGTGCTCGGCATCATCGCGGTGGCCGGCTTCTGCCTCTACGGCCTGGGCGTGGTGCTCGGTGTCCTCGCCCTGATCTTCGGCATCCTCGGTCTGAAGAAGGCCAACCGCGGCGAGGCGACCAACCGCGGCATGGCGATCGCGGGCATCGTGCTCGGCTCGATCGGCGCCCTGATCAGCGCCGCTTTCCTCGCCCTGGTCATCGTCGCGGCCGTGACCAGCTATTCCGAGTCGGACACCGGCTGGGGCGAGAACGTGGAGGAGACGAGCATGGTGCTGGAGATCCAGCGCTGACGCGCTGACCCGCCGGCACCCGGAAGGCGCGGGGCGCGAGCGGCCCGCCCGCCCCGCGCCCCGTCCTCCTTCTTCTCCGCGTCCCGGCTCCGCGCCCCCACTACGAGGCGCCCACCCGCAGCCGCTCCCGCGCCTCCATGAGCGCGAAGCCCAGCAGGTTCAGGCCCCGCCACCGCTCCGGCTCCACGGCGCGCGGGTCGTCGGCGGCGAGACCGATGCCCCAGATCCGGTCCATGGGGCTGGCCTCCACCAGGACGCGCTCGCCCGTCCCCAGCAGGAACGCGCGCAGCGCCGGATCCGAGTCGAACTTATGGCGGCTGCCCGCCACCACGACGCCGAACCGCTCGCGCTCCCAGACCGCGTTGTCGAAGCCGCGCACCAGCCGGCCCGCCTTCTTCGCCTCGGCGGGCGTCCGGGCGCCGAGCGCCGCGGCCTCCGCCTCGGAGTCGCCGAAGAGCCTCGCCTTTTCGGCCATCATCCAGTGCTCGGCGGTCGCGTACCGTACGTCCTCCACCACGAACGGGGACGGCCACCACTGGCTGAGGCAACTCGGTCCCAGCTCGCCGTCGGGGCGCGGCCGGTGGCCCCAGAAATGCAGCCACCTGACCCGGTCACCGCCCATCTCCATGGCGCTGACCTGCTCCTTCAGTTCCTCAAGCGGTTTCATACACGCCACTCTCGCAGGCGCTACTGACAGTTCGTACGGCAATGAACCGCCGTTCTCGACACATGGTCGACAGATTCCGTCGAGTAACCAAAAGGCAACAACGGAATCCCTTGTTGGCCTTGGGGGCCTCTGCCAGGATCGGCATTCAATTCGAGCGGGAACAACGGAGAGCGTCATGGGCAACCGCTTCCAGGTGTCGGACCACTTCACGGACGGCGCGCAGTACATCGGAGGGCGGCTCCGCCCTGGCACCGCGGACGAGGACCACAGCGTCGTCGATCCGGCGACCGGGGAGAGCGTGTACACGTACCGTCTCGCCTCGGCCGGCGACGTGGACGACGCCGTCGCCGCGGCCAAGGCGGCCTTCCCGGACTGGGCCGGTGCCACGCCCGGCGAGCGGTCCGACGCGCTGCACCGCTTCGCCGGCGTGCTGGCCGAGCGGGCCGAGGACCTGGCCCGCGCCGAGTCGCTCCAGTGCGGCAAGCCGATCAGGCTGACGACCGAGTTCGACGTGCCCGGCACCGTCGACAACACGGCGTTCTTCGCGGGCGCCGCGCGGCACCTGCAGGGCCAGTCGGCCGGCGAGTACTCCGGCGACCACACCTCGTACGTCCGGCGCGAGCCGATCGGCGTCGTGGGCTCGATCGCCCCCTGGAACTACCCGCTGCAGATGGCCGCGTGGAAGATCCTGCCGGCCATCGCCGCGGGCAACACGATCGTCCTGAAGCCGGCCGAGCTGACCCCGCTGACCTCGCTGATGTTCGCTCAGGCCGCGACCGACGCCGGGATCCCGGACGGCGTCGTCAACATCGTGACCGGAGCGGGCCGGGTCGCCGGCGAGCACCTCGTCGGGCACCCGGACGTGGCCATGACCTCGTTCACCGGCTCCACCCCCGTCGGCAAGCGGGTCGCCGAGATCGCCACCCGTACCGTCAAGCGGATCCACCTCGAACTCGGCGGCAAGGCCCCGTTCGTGGTCTTCGACGACGCCGACCTGGAGGCCGCGGCGCACGGCGCCGTCGCCGCCTCGCTCATCAACAGCGGACAGGACTGCACCGCCGCCACCCGCGCCTACGTCCAGCGGCCGCTGTTCGACGCCTTCGTGGAGCGGGTCGCCGAACTGATGGAGACGGTCCGCCTCGGCGACCCCGCCGACCCGGCCACCGACCTCGGCCCGCTGATCAGCCACGCCCAGCGCGACCGGGTGGCCGGCTTCGTGGACCGGGCCCGCGGCTACGCGACCGTGGTCACCGGCGGAATGGCCCCTGGTGGAGAGCTGGAGAAGGGCGCATACTACCGTCCCACCCTGATCACCGGCGCCCCGCAGGACAGCGAGGTCGTGCAGTCGGAGATCTTCGGACCGGTCCTGGTGGCCCTGCCCTTCGACGGCGACGACGAGGGCATCCGGCTCGCCAACGACACCCCGTACGGCCTCGCCGCCTCCGCCTGGAGCCGCGACGTCTACCGGGCGAACAGGGCCACCCGTGAGATCAAGGCCGGCTGCGTCTGGGTCAACGACCACATCCCGATCATCAGTGAGATGCCCCATGGCGGCTACAAGTCCTCGGGCTTCGGAAAGGACATGTCGGCGTACTCCTTCGAGGAGTACACGCAGGTCAAGCACGTGATGTTCGACAACACCGCGGTGGCGGCCAAGGACTGGCACCGCACGATCTTCGGGGACCGATAGCAGATCGCCGCCGGCTGGCGGCGACCCATCCCGAAAGGGCACAGCGCATGGAGCAGTACCAGTCCGACAGTCTGTCGGCCGCACAGCTCGCGGCGATACGGCGCACGCTCACGAGCGGCCGCGGCGCCCTGAGCCGTCGCTCGATGCTGCGCGCCGGCGGCTTCGGCGCGCTCACCGTCGGTGGTCTCGCGGCCCTGACCGGCTGCGGCATCCCGCCCGCCAAGCGGGAGGGCCAGGGGCCGGCCAGCACGGACTTCTCGGCCAAGGAGAAGTCGGTGAACTTCTCCAACTGGACCGAGTACATGGACACCGGCGAGGACGGCCACTCCCGTCCGTCCCTCGCCGCGTTCGCCAAACGGACCGGCATCCAGGTCAAGTACACCGAGGACATCAACGACAACGTCGAGTTCTTCGGCAAGATCAAGCCGCAGCTCGCGGCCGGTCAGGACACCGGCCGCGACCTGATCAACCTCACCGACTGGCTGGCCGCCCGCGTCATCCGCCTCGGCTGGGCGCAGAAACTCGACGCGGCCAACCTGCCCCACGCGTTCGCGAACCTCTCGGCCCAGTTCCGCACCCCCGACTGGGACCCGGGCCGGTCCTACTCGTACCCCTGGACGGGCATCTCCACCGTCATCGCCTACAACTCCAAGGCGACCAACGGCCGGAAGGTCGACTCCGTCACGCAGCTGCTCGACGACCCCGCGCTCAAGGGCCGGGTCGGCTTCCTGACCGAGATGCGCGACACCATCGGCATGACCCTGCTCGACATGGGCAAGGACCCGGCGAAGTTCACCGACGCCGACTACGACGCCGCGGTCGGCCGGCTGCAGAAGGGCGTCGACAAGAAGCAGATCCGCCGCTTCACCGGCAACGACTACACGTCCGACCTGGACAAGGGCGACATCGCGGCCTGTGTCGCCTGGGCCGGTGACGTCATCCAGCTACAGGCGGACAACCCGGACATCAAGTACGCGATCCCGGCGGCCGGTTACATCACGTCCAGCGACAACCTGCTCATCCCCACGCAGGCCCGGCACAAGACCAACGCCGAGAAGCTCATGGACTACTACTACGAGCCCGCGGTCGCGGCCCGGCTCGCCGCGTACATCAACTTCGTGTGCCCCGTCGACGGCGTGAAGGACGAGCTCGCCAAGATCGACCCCGACCTCGCGAACAACGTCCTGATCGTCCCCGACAAGGAGATGGCCCGGAAGTCGCACTCGTTCCGCTCGCTCACCTCGGCAGAGGAAACGGCGTACGAGGAGAAGTTCGCCAAGCTCATCGGTGCCTGACCCGGCGTCCGCCCACCCCCGCCCTTCACGAATCCCCGGGACCCACCCCATGACTGACAAGAACACCGGCGGCGACGTCCGTCTTCGCGGCATCAGCAAGTCCTACGGCTCCTTCACCGCCGTCCAGCCGCTCGATCTGACCGTGCCGCAGGGCTCCTTCTTCGCCCTGCTCGGCGCCTCCGGCTGCGGCAAGACGACCACGCTGCGCATGATCGCCGGCCTGGAGGACCCGACGACGGGCACCGTCTCGCTCGGCGACCGCGACGTCACCGACCTCCCCCCGTACAAGCGGCCGGTGAACACCGTCTTCCAGTCCTACGCGCTCTTCCCGCACATGGACATCCAGGAGAACATCGCCTTCGGCCTGCGCCGCCGCGGCATCAAGTCGGTGAAGAAGCAGGTCGACGAGATGCTGGAGCTGGTCCAGCTCGGCGACAAGGCCCGGCACAAGCCGCACCAGCTGTCCGGTGGCCAGCAGCAGCGCGTCGCCGTGGCCCGCGCGCTCATCAACCACCCCCAGGTGCTCCTCCTCGACGAGCCGCTCGGCGCGCTCGACCTCAAGCTGCGCCGCCAGATGCAGCTGGAGCTCAAGCGGATCCAGACCGAGGTCGGCATCACCTTCGTGCACGTCACCCACGACCAGGAGGAGGCCATGACCATGGCCGACCAGGTCGCGGTCATGAACGGCGGCCGGGTCGAGCAGCTCGGCGCGCCCGCCGACCTGTACGAGAACCCGCGCACCACCTTCGTCGCCAACTTCCTCGGCACCTCCAACCTCATCGAGGCCGAGGTCGCCGAGACCGGCACCGACATCGTCGTGACCGCCGGCGGCGGCAAGCTCAAGGTGCCCGGCGACCGTTCCCCGTCCGCCGTCCGCTCCGGCGGGAAGCTGCTGGTGGGCGTGCGGCCCGAGAAGATATCGCTGGCGCACGCCGACGACGAGGGCACCATCGCCGACGGCCGCAACCGGGTCACCGGCCGGATCGTCGACTCGTCCTTCATCGGCGTGTCCACCCAGTACGTGGTGGACTCCCCGGCCGGCGCGGGCCTGCAGGTGTACGAGCAGAACATCGAGCGCGACACCCGTCTGGTGCCCGGCGCCGAGGTCGTCCTGCACTGGAACCCGGCGCACACCTTCGGGCTCGACGCGAGCCAGGACATCGACGCGGGTGTGGAGACGGTGGAGGACGCCTCGTGACCACGTCCACCCTCGTCAAGGACGAGCCCGCGGCGGGGCCGGAGTCGGCTCCGGAGGCGCGCAAGCCCTCCACCCGCAAGCGGCTCGTCCCGTACTGGCTGCTGCTGCCCGGCATCATCTGGCTGGTCGTCTTCTTCGCGCTGCCGATGGTCTACCAGGCCTCGACCTCGGTCCAGACCGGCTCCCTGGAGCAGGGCTTCCAGGTCACCTGGCACTTCCAGACCTACTGGGACGCCTTCCGCGAGTACTGGCCGCAGTTCCTCAGCTCGCTGCTGTACGCGGGCTTCGCGACGCTGCTGTGCCTGATGCTCGGCTACCCGCTGGCGTACTTCATCGCCTTCCGGGCAGGCCGCTGGCGCAACATCGTCCTGGTCCTCGTCATCGCCCCGTTCTTCACCAGCTTCCTCATCCGTACGCTGGCCTGGAAGACGATCCTCGCCGACGGCGGCGCGGTCGTCGGCGCGCTCGACGCGCTGCACGTCCTCGACGTCACCAGCTGGCTCGGCTGGACCGAGGGCAACCGGGTGCTCGCCACGCCGATGGCGGTGGTGTGCGGTCTCACGTACAACTACCTGCCGTTCATGATCCTGCCGCTCTACACCTCGCTGGAGCGCATCGACGGCCGGCTGCACGAGGCCGCCCAGGACCTGTACGCGTCGCCGGCGACCACCTTCCGCAAGGTCACGTTCCCGCTGTCGATGCCCGGTGTCGTCTCCGGCACGCTGCTCACCTTCATCCCGGCGAGCGGCGACTACGTCAACGCCGAGCTGCTCGGCTCCACCGACACCAAGATGGTCGGCAACGTGATCCAGTCGCAGTTCCTGCGCGTGCTGGACTACCCGACGGCCGCGGCCCTGTCGTTCATCCTCATGGCGATCGTGCTGCTCGTCGTCACCTTCTACATCCGCCGAGCGGGAACGGAGGACCTGGTCTGATGCGTTGGATCCGACGGAACCTTGTCGTCATCGCGGGCCTTCTCACGCTCGCGTACATGATCCTGCCGAACATCGTGGTCATGGTGTTCTCGTTCAACAAGCCGAACGGGCGCTTCAACTACGCGTGGCAGAAGTTCTCCCTGGACGCCTGGAAGGACCCCTGCGGCGTCGCCGACATGTGCGGCTCGCTGTCGCTGTCCCTCCAGATCGCGGCCTGGGCGACGCTCGGCGCCACGGTCCTCGGCACGATGATCTCGTTCGCGCTGGTCCGCTACCGCTTCCGGGCGCGCGGCGCGATCAACTCGCTGATCTTCCTGCCGATGGCGATGCCCGAGGTCGTCATGGCCGCCTCGCTGCTCACCCTGTTCCTCAACATGGGCGCCGAGCTGGGCTTCTGGACGATCCTCATCGCCCACATCATGTTCTGTCTGTCGTTCGTCGTGACGGCGGTCAAGGCGCGCGTGATGTCCATGGACCCGCGCCTGGAGGAGGCCGCCCGCGACCTGTACGCGGGGCCGGCGCAGACCTTCCTGCGGGTCACGCTGCCGATCGCGGCGCCCGGCATCGCGGCCGGCGCGCTGCTCGCCTTCGCGCTGTCGTTCGACGACTTCATCATCACCAACTTCAACGCGGGCTCCACCGTGACCTTCCCCATGTTCGTCTGGGGCTCGGCACAGCGCGGAACCCCCGTTCAGATCAACGTCATCGGCACGGCGATGTTCGTCATCGCGGTACTGGTGGTCGTGGCCGGTCAGATCGTCACGAACCGGCGCAAGAAATCAGCAACAGCCTGACCGGTCGGCCCCCGGCCGCCGCCTGACACGCGGGCGGCGGACGGCGGCCGGCAGCCGGTCGGGCAACGAAGGAGTTGGAAACCATGGCCCCAGTCGCCATGCGTCTCGCTGCACAATCTCTCTCCGACGCCCAGCCCGTCCCCTTCTGGCTGGAAGACCCCGGCAAGCCCCACGCCCTGCCCGCCCTCACCGGCACCGAGCGCTGCGATCTGCTCGTCGTCGGCGGTGGCTACAGCGGCCTGTGGACCGCGCTCCTCGCCAAGGAACGCGACCCCTCCCGGGACGTCGTACTCATCGAAGGCCGCGAGGTGGGCTGGGCCGCCTCGGGCCGCAACGGCGGCTTCTGCGCCGCCTCCCTCACCCACGGCCTCGGCAACGGACTCGCCCGCTGGCCGCACGAGCTGGCGGAACTGGAGCGGCTCGGCACCGAGAACCTCGACGCCATCGAGGCGGCCGTCGCCCGCTACGGCCTGGACTGCGACTTCGAGCGCACCGGCGAGATCGACGTGGCCACCGAGGCCTACCAGCTCGACGAGCTGCACGAGATGTACGAGGAGGCCGAGCGGCTCGGCCTCGCCGACGGCCTGGAGCTGATGGACCGCGACGCGCTGCGCGCCGAGGTCGACTCGCCGACCTTCCAGGGCGGCCTGTGGGACCGGCGCGGGGTCGCGATGCTGCACCCGGCGAAGCTGGTCTGGGGCCTCAGGCGGGCCTGCCTCGACCTGGGCGTCCGGATCTTCGAGAACACTCCGGGGCTCGACCTCGTCGCGGCGGGCGGCCAGGGCATGGTGGTCCGCACCCCGTACGGGCGGGTCGCCGCCCGCCGGGTCGCGCTCGGCACCAACGTCTTCCCGTCGCTGGTCAAGCGGATGCGGCCGTTCACCGTCCCGGTCTACGACTACGCGCTGATGACCGAGCCGCTGAGCGCCGAGCAGCTGGCCTCGATCGGCGGCTGGCGCCGCCGGCAGGGCCTCGGCGACAGCGCCAACCAGTTCCACTACTTCCGGATCACCGCCGACAACCGCATCCTGTGGGGCGGTTACGACGCGATCTACCCCTTCGGCGGCAAGGTCAGCGCCGAGATGGACCACCGCCCCGAGACGTATCTGAAGCTGGCCGGACACTTCTTCACCTGCTTCCCGCAGCTGGAGGGCCTGCGCTTCAGCCACGCCTGGGGCGGCGCGATCGACACCTGCTCGCGCTTCTCCGCCTTCTTCGGTACGGCGCACCAGGGCAAGGTCGCGTACGCGGCCGGCTACACCGGCCTCGGCGTCGGCGCCTCCCGCTTCGGCGCGGACGTGATGCTCGACCTGCTGGCGGGGGAGCGGACCGAGCGCACCCGGCTCGACATGGTCCGCTCCAAGCCGCTGCCGTTCCCGCCGGAGCCGATCGCGTGGGCGGGCATCGGGCTGACCAAGTGGTCGCTGGCCCGGGCCGACGAGAACGGCGGGCGGCGGAATCTGTGGCTGAAGACCATGGACCGGCTGGGCCTCGGCTTCGACAGCTGAGCGTTTCGCGATGATGTGACGCAGGTCACATAAGGCGATATCTGAACCCGCGTCATACCCGGGAGATGGCCTCCTCTCTCCGTGTGGGACCCGCATCGGGCGGGCCCGCACGGAGAGAGGAGATCGCGCGATGACTGCCATGGAGGCCAGGAGTGCCGTGGAGTGGCTGGTGTCGGCCGCACCCGACCCCGAGGCCTGCCGCTTCGAATGGGAGCGCAACCCGCACGGGGTCGCGCTGCTGCCCGCCGGCCGCCGCTGGGACGTCCTGATCCTGCCCGCCACGCTCGGCCGGCCCACCCTCGAGGTGCTGACCCGGCTCGTCGACCGGCCGGGCCCCGTCCTCGCCGACTTCGGCGACGCCCGGATCGGCTTCTTCGTGGAGCCGGGCACCACGGACCGCTGGCTCGGCACCGGCGTGCGCGGCGCGGGCGACGGCACCTGGGTCGTCGTCCCGTACCCGGGCCGGATGGCCGACGGGGTGCGCTGGCTGGTGTCCCCGGACGCCGCGGGCACGCTCACCGACGTCGCGCTGCTGGAACTCGCGATGCACGAGGCGGCGGCACGGCGGGCCGGGGGAGGCGGCGAGGGGTGAGCGGGGCGGACCGGCCCGACGGTCCGGCGCGCCGGTTCCCGTAGCGCGCGCCTCGTATCCCGTACCCCCGTATCCCGTACCCCCCCGTACTCCCGTATCCCGTACTCCCGTATCCCCCGCACCTCCGTGCGCCTGTACCCCCTGCGCGGCCGTATCCCCGTACTGCCGCCTCCTCGTGCTCCCGTGCTCCCGTATCCCGTACCCCGCCTTCTCGCCTCCCTTCCCCTCGTTCAGAGGTCTTGACCACTTGATTGGTCTGGACCATGCTGTGGCGCGCTCCACCACCTCGATTCCCCCATCCCCGGAGGCAGTTGTGGACCGCACCAGACCCTTCACCCTCGCGTTGGCGGGCCTTCTGGCCGCCGGCGGACTCGTGGCGCTCACCCCCGCGGCCCACGCCGCCGACACCGAACTCGCCCGCAACGGCGGCTTCGAGTCCGGTCTGGACGGCTGGAGCTGTACGGCGGGCAGCGGCGCCGCCGTCACCTCCCCCGTGCGCAGCGGCACCAAGGCCCTGCAAGCGACCCCAGCCGGCGGCGACAACGCCCGCTGTTCCCAGACCGTGGCCGTACGGCCCGACTCCACGTACACGCTGAGCGGCTGGGTGCGCGGCGGCTACGTCTACCTCGGCGCGTCCGGCACCGGCACGACCGACGTCTCCACCTGGACCCAGTCCGCCCCCGACTGGCAGCGGCTCGGCACCACCTTCACCACCGGGTCCGGCACCACCTCGGTGACGATCTACACCCACGGCTGGTACGGCACCGGCGCCTACCAGGCCGACGACCTGTCCCTGCTCGGCCCCGGCGGCGACCCCGGCCGGCCGCCCGCGACCCCCACGGGCCTCACCGCCGGCTCCGCGACCGCCACCACGATCGGACTCAGCTGGCCCGCCGTGCCCGGCGCCACCTCGTACCGCGTCCAGCAGGGCTCCGCCGTCGTCGCGACCGTCACCGGCACCTCGTACACCGCCACCGGCCTCACCCCCGGCACCGCCTACACCTTCCGGGTCACGGCCGCCAACGACGCGGGCGAATCCGCCCCCTCCGCCCCCGTCACCGCCAGCACCACCTCCTCGGGCGGCGGCAACCCCGGCGGCCAGCTGCCCGCGCACGCCCTCGTCGGCTACCTCCACTCCAGCTTCGCCAACGGCTCCGGCTACACCCGCATGGCCGACGTCCCCGACTCCTGGGACGTCATCGACCTGGCCTTCGGCGAACCCACCTCGG contains the following coding sequences:
- a CDS encoding putrescine ABC transporter putrescine-binding protein potF (Bacterial extracellular solute-binding protein; cl17199;~Putrescine ABC transporter putrescine-binding protein PotF [Streptomyces venezuelae ATCC10712];~Spermidine/putrescine-binding periplasmic protein [Aminoacid transport andmetabolism]; COG0687;~identified by MetaGeneAnnotator; putative) produces the protein MEQYQSDSLSAAQLAAIRRTLTSGRGALSRRSMLRAGGFGALTVGGLAALTGCGIPPAKREGQGPASTDFSAKEKSVNFSNWTEYMDTGEDGHSRPSLAAFAKRTGIQVKYTEDINDNVEFFGKIKPQLAAGQDTGRDLINLTDWLAARVIRLGWAQKLDAANLPHAFANLSAQFRTPDWDPGRSYSYPWTGISTVIAYNSKATNGRKVDSVTQLLDDPALKGRVGFLTEMRDTIGMTLLDMGKDPAKFTDADYDAAVGRLQKGVDKKQIRRFTGNDYTSDLDKGDIAACVAWAGDVIQLQADNPDIKYAIPAAGYITSSDNLLIPTQARHKTNAEKLMDYYYEPAVAARLAAYINFVCPVDGVKDELAKIDPDLANNVLIVPDKEMARKSHSFRSLTSAEETAYEEKFAKLIGA
- a CDS encoding gamma-aminobutyraldehyde dehydrogenase (NAD(P) binding site [chemical binding];~NAD(P)+-dependent aldehyde dehydrogenase superfamily; cl11961;~catalytic residues [active];~catalyzes the formation of 4-aminobutanoate from 4-aminobutanal; involved in putrescine degradation;~gamma-aminobutyraldehyde dehydrogenase [Rhodococcus jostii RHA1];~gamma-aminobutyraldehyde dehydrogenase; Provisional;~identified by MetaGeneAnnotator; putative) — protein: MGNRFQVSDHFTDGAQYIGGRLRPGTADEDHSVVDPATGESVYTYRLASAGDVDDAVAAAKAAFPDWAGATPGERSDALHRFAGVLAERAEDLARAESLQCGKPIRLTTEFDVPGTVDNTAFFAGAARHLQGQSAGEYSGDHTSYVRREPIGVVGSIAPWNYPLQMAAWKILPAIAAGNTIVLKPAELTPLTSLMFAQAATDAGIPDGVVNIVTGAGRVAGEHLVGHPDVAMTSFTGSTPVGKRVAEIATRTVKRIHLELGGKAPFVVFDDADLEAAAHGAVAASLINSGQDCTAATRAYVQRPLFDAFVERVAELMETVRLGDPADPATDLGPLISHAQRDRVAGFVDRARGYATVVTGGMAPGGELEKGAYYRPTLITGAPQDSEVVQSEIFGPVLVALPFDGDDEGIRLANDTPYGLAASAWSRDVYRANRATREIKAGCVWVNDHIPIISEMPHGGYKSSGFGKDMSAYSFEEYTQVKHVMFDNTAVAAKDWHRTIFGDR
- a CDS encoding putrescine transport ATP-binding protein potG (ABC transporter signature motif;~ABC-type spermidine/putrescine transport systems, ATPase components [Aminoacid transportand metabolism]; COG3842;~ATP binding site [chemical binding];~ATP-binding cassette transporter nucleotide-binding domain; cl17201;~D-loop;~H-loop/switch region;~Putrescine transport ATP-binding protein PotG [Streptomyces venezuelae ATCC10712];~Q-loop/lid;~TOBE domain; pfam08402;~Walker A/P-loop;~Walker B;~identified by MetaGeneAnnotator; putative); translation: MTDKNTGGDVRLRGISKSYGSFTAVQPLDLTVPQGSFFALLGASGCGKTTTLRMIAGLEDPTTGTVSLGDRDVTDLPPYKRPVNTVFQSYALFPHMDIQENIAFGLRRRGIKSVKKQVDEMLELVQLGDKARHKPHQLSGGQQQRVAVARALINHPQVLLLDEPLGALDLKLRRQMQLELKRIQTEVGITFVHVTHDQEEAMTMADQVAVMNGGRVEQLGAPADLYENPRTTFVANFLGTSNLIEAEVAETGTDIVVTAGGGKLKVPGDRSPSAVRSGGKLLVGVRPEKISLAHADDEGTIADGRNRVTGRIVDSSFIGVSTQYVVDSPAGAGLQVYEQNIERDTRLVPGAEVVLHWNPAHTFGLDASQDIDAGVETVEDAS